The proteins below come from a single Saccharopolyspora sp. SCSIO 74807 genomic window:
- a CDS encoding type Z 30S ribosomal protein S14, whose translation MAKKALINKAARKPKFKVRGYTRCQRCGRPRSVFRKFGLCRVCFRDMAHAGELPGVSKASW comes from the coding sequence ATGGCCAAGAAGGCGCTGATCAACAAGGCCGCGCGCAAGCCGAAGTTCAAGGTGCGGGGCTACACCCGCTGCCAGCGTTGCGGCCGTCCGCGGTCGGTCTTCCGCAAGTTCGGCCTCTGCCGGGTGTGCTTCCGCGACATGGCGCACGCCGGCGAGCTGCCGGGCGTGAGCAAGGCTTCCTGGTGA